The Bacteroidota bacterium genome includes the window GGTACTCCAGCAGGGCATATATTAGGGATAAAATGGGCGATACTGCAGGTGGGGTTGATGATTATTTAAAAGCTATAGAACTTGATCCTGAAGATTCCATATCAATGAATAACCTTGGTATGCTTCAGGAAAAGCTGGGGTATATGAATAAGGCAAAATCAAATTATGAAAAAGCAGATATTCTCGCTGCTCAGAACACACCGATAAAAGCAGCAATTGAGACTGTAAATGCCCAACAAAAGCAAGCAGTTGAAATATCTTTGTTCACAAAATACATTGTATTGATTTCATCCGTTTTTGTAAAAAAAGGTGTTTTGAAGGAGTATCTTGATTTTATTAAAAAAATGCTGAAATAACAAACCTGTTGGATTAACAGAATTAATTCAATTCTAAAACCTGTATCTAAGCTGAACTTTCAATTCTGAACGTGTATTTCCCTGAATTTCTTCAAGTCCACTTCCTATTACATTTTTATTGTAATAGTATGTTTGGGCATACCTGATCCAAATATCCATATTACGCTTAAAAGTATACTGCAAAATAGCATATGCCCTACTCCCACGATTTGAAAATCCGGGAATAGAAAATGCATACAGAACATCTGATTCATAGGTATAAATTCGTGAATTATAGGAATCGGTATCAAATAAAGCATAGCGAAGATTTAATGAAAAAGGGTATTTCATTGGCTTGTAAATTAAATCCTGGAAAATCAGGTAACCATTTTCTTTGGGGCGATCCCCAATTCTGAATTGTATAAAGTCGACCCTGTTTCTTAATTTTATAGAGGGTGTTAAACTATAACTGACATGGTACCTGTAGTTTATTTGGTTAGTTCCTACAACAGGGTCTATTTCATCAATATCTTCTGGAGAGTTTTTGAATTTGTCTCTTTGTCTTACTCTAACATACATATCAACTTTCCTTGATGGAGTATAATTTATTTGAACCAAGTAATCAGTTCCGTATGAAGGGGCATCAACCAAATACCTCATCCAGGGAAAAACAAAACGATCATAGTAGGCTGTAATGGTAACCTTTTGGGAAGGATTAAAAACAATTCCGGTATAAATACCTTGTTCGTTGGAATTTTTGCTTCCTTCCCCCACTCCCATACTGTGCATAGCCTGATAATCCTTGCCGTATTTACGGTGTAAAATTATTAAAGACAAACGGGGATCAATGCTCATAAGTACTCCATTTACCATTGCAAACCCACCATTAGCACTTCTTGCCACTTCCCCGAAAAAATTCATATTGTAGTAAATCCAATTGTAATCAATACCTAAATTAAGGTTTTGAGAAGAATTAAAATCAAATTGATTGTAAAGTGATAAATTTCTTTGAAGCAGTCCTCCATATTCAGTTCTTACAGCTGTAGTTCCAATTTTCAAATTTCTTTTTTTATATGCAAGGTGACCACCAAAAATGGTTTCACTGATTGAATTTTTTCTGGAAATTTCTGTGGGAGTGCGGTGGAATCCACTTAATTGAAAAGATGTGATAATAGTTTCTTCCTGAATAAAAGCATCATTATCAATGAATGTTGTGTCTGAATTTACTTGAAAATTGGCATCAATATTTTTATGAGAACCAAAGGCTGTAAATTCAAAATTTTTATGGCCTAAGGTAACTCCCGCTCCTCTTAGGAAAAGATTTTCATCAACCGAGCCGAAAGGTCTTAATCCCTGCCCCTGACGTTTGAGATTAAGTGCGAAAGATGATTTTCCCATGGCAAGCCCAGACCAAAAAGTGAGTCCTTGACCAAACTGGGCCTGGTAATCCCCAACAGTTGCAGCCTTAACAAAACCCATATCCCGTATAAAAAGATGAGCTGTAAAAAAATCAAATCCTTTTTTTTGTGTGCCTTTAAAAAACTCTTCTCCAGGATCTTTTTCTGCTGTGAAGCCCCAACTTATCTTACTGCCGTAATTAAATCTATAACGCGTGTAAAGCTTGTCTTTGCTCCCCAGGTATCTTGAATTAGGATTTGCGGCTAAAGTGGAATCGTCAATGAGGGTATAACCCTTTTGATCCTCAAGCACAATATGATGCCTTGCAATTAATTGATGCTTACCATTGTTCATCATCTCCTTAAAGGTAAGCCTTGGCCTGTCTAAATCAGAAGTAACAGTAACAAAGGGCATAATATTTCGAATAGTTTGCAGATCAAAATCCTTTACTGCCTGTAATTCAATAATTGAAATTAACTTTCCATTTTTTTCAATATGCTCAAGCAAGTTATTAATCTGGAAATCCGTAAGCATTTGCAATCCATTTAATGCTTCTTTATTTGTTTTATTTAAATTGATTGGGTTTTCAATATAATACAGAAGTTCATCAAATAACAAGGTATAATCAACCTCGGTATCTTCAGCATTCTCGGCAATTGTTTCAATTTTTTGTTCTATCGCACTTTCCTTAATTATAACCTGCTTTTCCTGTGCTATTATAAAAAAAGGCAGCAAAAATAAAACAAGAAAAATTTGGATTGAAATAAGTTTCATTTTAAAAAGCGTAACTTAAAGAAACCATTGGTGAGTAGCCCAAAACAGAATGAATTGAAGTTGCAAAATCAATTTTAAATTGGTTCAATTTTAATCCAAAACCAAAAGTATTTATGCCTGGATTTGTTGAAATCCCTCCTCTTAAGTAAAATTGTTCAATTACATTATATTCAAGGCCTGCTCTAAATACAGGTTTATGCTGTGTGTCTTTTAGCGTTTCAACACAAAAAAGCACTTTTTTTGAAACTTCATAACTTAAACCAAGGCGCATAATAGTTGGAATACGTTCATTGTTGTGGGAGGCAAGTTTAACTCTGAAAGGATTAAAAACATGAGCTCCAAGGGTGAGTCCGGGCACAAGTTCTGCCTGCACTCCTACCTCTCCTGTTAGCATCCCCTTGTTTCCATATCCTTCAGCAATAAATGTATTTAAATAATCCAACTGAACTCCTGCAGAAACTTTTTCCCCTAATTTCTGAGCGAAAGCCAAACCAACTTTACTTTCACTGTATAAGGCAAATCCAAAATGGGAAACACTTAATCCAAAAACACCGTTTTTAATTGGCATTGCAAGAGCTATTGCTTTTACACTTAATTCAGGAACAAGGAACCTGTTTTCATAATAAATGCCTGCTTCTATTTTGTCAAGTCGGGCTAAACCAGCTTGATTGTGATGAACTGACCATAAGTCAGAAACACCAACAGAGGCGTTTCCCATGGCAGCTGATCGAGCACCTAACTGATGGTTATTCTGAGAAAAAGATGGCAGGGAAAGAATGCCTAAAAACACTGCAAGTAAAGGTATTTTCATTCATCAAGGATTATGAAACGCAATTTACGACAAAATAACTTCTCTGCAATGGTAAAACCTACCTTTAATTGTTAAGCAAAAGTTTTGTTTTTAATAGGAGTAAAGGATCGATCTATAATAATAATTGAGGCCCTTAAATTAAATTATTCGTTTTTCAGAAAAAACAGCAATTACAATTTCTCTACTTCCTCAGCCGAATCCAGAACTTTCTTTTTAAGATTATCTTTAAAATAGGTTATTTTCTTTAATAATAAAGGGTCATTAACGGCAAGAATCTGGGCTGCTAAAATCCCGGCATTTTGTGCTGCATTTAATGCAACTGTAGCCACGGGAACACCATTTGGCATTTGAAGAATAGACAATATTGAATCCCATCCATCAATGGAATTGCTGGATTTAATTGGAACACCAATAACTGGCAGCGGAGTAATAGAGGCTACCATTCCCGGCAAATGAGCCGCACCACCTGCTCCGGCAATAATAACTTTTAAACCACGAGTAGCAGCTGTTTTTGCATATTCAAACATTCTTTCAGGAGTTCGATGAGCCGAAACAACAGTTATTTCGAAAGGAATTTTAAATTCTTCCAAAATTAAGGCAGCTTCTTTCATAATTGTAAGATCTGATTTACTACCCATGATTATTCCTACTTGCGCCATTTTTTTAAGTGTTTTTGATTTACCTTTAAATTCTTGTAATTATTCTGAAATTATTTTCAAAGTCTCTTTTACCCACTTTGCTTTTTCCTTTGCCTTAATTAAATCAGCATCTAAAATAGTTACATGACCCATTTTGCGAAAAGGCCTGGTGCTTTTCTTGCCATACAAATGAATGCTTACGCCTTCTGTTGCAAGCACTTCATTCATTCCCTGATAAACTGCATCGCCTGAAAAGCCCTTTTCACCAAGTAAATTTACCATTACTGCAGTTGATAAACTTTTTGTTGATCCTAAAGGCAAATCAAAAATAGCACGAAGATGTTGCTCATATTGGGAAGTGTAATTTGCTTCAATGGTATGATGACCGCTATTGTGAGGTCTGGGGGCTATCTCATTTACAAGAACCTTTTGATCCTTTGTAACAAACATTTCAACAGCAAGAATTCCAACAAAATCAAGAGCAACGGCAATTTTCTCGGCTATTTTGTATGCTTCCTTTTCAAGGGAAGAAGAAACATCAGCTGGAGCAAATAAATATTCAACCAAATTAAATTCAGGATTAAATTCCAATTCAGTAATTGGAAAACATTTAGTTTCACCTGTTTTATTGCGTGCTATTATAACTGAAATTTCTTTTTCGAAATCAATTAGTTTTTCAAGTACACTAGGTTCATCGAAAGCATTTTCCAGTTCATGAAAATGGGTTAAACGAGTTACCCCTCTTCCATCATAACCTCCTTTGCGCAATTTTTGCATGAAGGGAAACTCTAGTGCAAAATCTTTAATCTGATTTTTATTCTCAATTAAAAAGAATGCTGCACTGGGGATATTATTGTTTTTGTAAAATTCTTTTTGAAGGCCCTTATCTTGCACTATTTCTAACACCTTTGGAGGAGGATATACAATTAATCCCTCATCTTCCAGCTTTTTTAAGGCATCCACATTTACATGCTCAATTTCAATAGTGAGTAAATCAACTTTTTTTCCAAAATCGTAAACAGTTTGAAAATCCTGTAAATCACCCTTTACAAAATCTGATGCTAAATTCCTGCAAGGGGCATGCTCATCAGGGTCCAATACAACTACCTGTACATTAAAATTAATGGCCTCCTGTATCAACATTCGCCCGAGTTGCCCACCGCCTAAAACACCAAGGCGGAAATTATTATAAAATGACTTTTTCATATAAGGGCTCAAAGATAATTTAAATGTATATAACAATAAAGGGTAATATCTGCTAATTTAAAGGCTAAAGCTTTTAAAAAATGCTTAATTTAGCCGTTTTTAATTAAACCAATGCAAAAAGTTAAAGTAAAAGATAAAGATTTTGAACTGTTTATCTCTGAGAATCAGATTCAGAAGGCCATTGATGATGTTGTAGAAAAAATGCAGACGGATTTAAAGGATAAGAACCCTTTATTCATAGCTATTTTAAACGGTGCATTTATGTTTGCATCTGATCTTTTTAAAAAATATTCTGGAGATTGTCAAATTTCCTTTGTTAAATATGCATCTTATTCAGGAACACAAACAACAGGACAGGTAATAACCCTTATTGGTTCCAATGAACAAGTTACAGGAAGAACAGTTGTAATACTTGAGGACATTGTAGATTCAGGCATAACCATGGAACAGGTAGTAAAAGACATAAAAGTATTTAATCCCTTGGATGTTAAAATTGCAACCTTACTGTTTAAGCCCGATGCATTCATTAAAAATTACTCCATTGATTATGTAGGAATTTCAATCCCAAATGATTTCATAGTAGGTTATGGGCTTGATTACGATGGATACGGAAGAAACTTAAAGGATATTTATAAAATTGTTTCAAGTTAATATTACTGGGTTTCTAATATTAAGCCAAAATAAAAGCTAAAATAATCATCAAAAATAAAAACCGAAAAACACATAAAATAATGTTAAACATTGTATTATTTGGCCCTCCCGGGGCTGGAAAAGGCACACAATCTGAAAAACTAATTGAGAAATACAAGCTTATTCATCTTTCAACAGGAGATATTTTAAGAAGTGAAATTGCAGCAGGAACTGCATTGGGACTTGAAGCAAAAAAAATAATGGATCAGGGGATCCTGGTTCCAGATGAGGTTGTAATTGGAATGATAAGTTCAAAACTTGACCAAAATAAAAACGCAAAGGGTTTTATTTTTGATGGATTTCCTCGTACTGTTGCCCAGGCAAAAGCTCTGGACAGGCTTCTTGACGAAAAAGGAACTCAAATCTCTATGATGCTTGCCCTTGAAGTGGAGGATGAAGAACTCGAGAAAAGATTATTGGGAAGAGGTTTAGGTTCAGGACGTACAGATGACCAGGATGTTAATATTATCAGAAAAAGAATTAAAGAATATAACGACAAAACAGCACCATTAAAGGATTACTATGCAGATCAGCATAAATTCCATTCAATTTATGGCATAGGAAGCATTGATGAAATTTTTCATCGCTTAAGCCAAAAAATTGAACAGGTATATGATTTGGAAAAGAATTTAAATTTTCCAGGTCTTGATTTATAGTGAATAAAGCAATTTTATCACCTTATTTCTCGTATTAATATAGATATTTAAGATAATAAGGAATTTTCAGACATGTCAGGTTCAAACTTTGTAGATTACGTAAAAATTTGTTGTCGTTCAGGCAAAGGTGGTGGAGGTTCTACTCATCTTCACAGGGATAAGTCCACTGCTAAAGGCGGTCCGGATGGTGGTGATGGTGGAAGAGGTGGCCATATCATTTTAAAAGGCAACAAGCAATTTTGGACTTTGCTGCATTTAAAGTACATGAAACATGTTATTGCCGAGCCAGGTACTAACGGAAGCAGTGCTTTAAAAACAGGCAAGGAAGGAAAGGATATAATTCTTGATGTTCCTCTTGGAACAATTGCACGTGATGCAGAAACCGGAGAGGTAGAGTTTGAAATAACAGAGGAGGGTGAAACAAAAGTACTTGCAAAGGGTGGCAGAGGCGGTTTAGGGAACAATCATTTTAAAACATCAACTCTTCAAACCCCCCGTTTTGCTCAACCCGGTGAACCTGGTCTTGAAGAATGGAAAGTTTTAGAGCTGAAAATTTTAGCTGATGTAGGGCTTGTTGGATTCCCAAATGCAGGGAAATCAACCTTACTTTCCGTAGTTTCGGCAGCCAAACCAGAAATTGCTGATTACCCATTTACAACACTAGTTCCAAATCTTGGCATTGTTAGTTACAGGGATTATAAATCTTTTGTAATGGCAGATATTCCGGGAATTATTGAAGGAGCAAGTGAAGGAAGAGGAATTGGCCTAAGATTCCTGCGTCACATTGAAAGAAATTCAATTTTATTGTTCCTGGTTGCCGCTGATAGTAAGAACATTCGTGAGGAATATAACATTCTACTTAATGAACTTAAAAGCTTTAACCCCGAGCTACTTGATAAAACAAGGTTGCTGGCAATTTCAAAATCAGATTTGCTTGATGCGGAACTTATTGAAGAAATAAAAAAAGATTTACCAGACATTCCAACTGTTTTCATCTCCTCATTAGCCAATAATGGTATTACTGAGTTAAAGGACATGTTGTGGAAAGAGTTAAATAAATAAATCATTATTTTTCCCTGAAATACAGGATCGGTTTGCAACAACCAAACAAATTCGACTACCAGAAATTGATTTTTTATACAACATGTTAGCATTGTTAAAACAGTTTGACCAGGAATTGTTTTTGTTTCTGAATAGCCTTAATAATCCAGCATTGGATATTATTATGTATTGGTTTTCAGATAAATTGTTTTGGGTTCCATTTTACTTTATTCTTCTACTAATAATTGGCTGGAAAAAAGGATGGAAATCACTTTTTATCCTAATTCCAGTTGTAGCACTAGTGATTGCTCTCAGTGATCAATTAAGTGTGCATCTTTTCAAAGATGTTTTTAAAAGATACAGGCCCTGCCACAATGATCAAATCAAGGAAACAATACATATAGTTAGCGGATGCGGAGGAATTTATGGCTTTGTTTCCTCACATGCTGCAAACACTTTTGCCTTAGCCCTTTTCATTGGCCTTGTTTTAAAAAACAAGTTTAAATTTATCCTGCATTTTATGCTCATTTGGGCCTTAATGGTTTCATACAGTAGAATATATATTGGCGTTCATTATCCCGCAGATATACTTGTTGGAGCTATGCTTGGAATTCTAATTGGTTGCTTTGGTTTTTATTTGAATGGATTAATTACCAGAAAAATAAACTTTAAGTAAGCCTTGCTTTCTGCTTTTTCCGGAAAAATCAAAATAAAAAAATTCTTGAATTATCCATGTAAACTAATTTGCATACCAATAGTGAGCAAGGGCAATTCAGGATACATAAATCTACTTTTGAACAAACTGGACATCCTATAAGAACTATAAAAGACGTACCTGTTTAACCCAATTCTGGCTTGAAGCCCGTAATTAAAAGGATTTGTATAAGTCAAATTCTTGTTCACCACTTTAGTTAATTTAGCATTGGATTCGTTAGGAGTTTTATTTTTATCATTGTAAATATGTCTTATTGCAAATTCCCAGTTCCCATAAGCTGCAACATCAATGAAATTTCCTATATGATTGCCTCTTTTACCGATGTTAAACCTATTGTAAATAAGGGCACCAAGATGATTGAAATTTATTTTCTCATTATCGTGTAAAACACTATTAGGAAGTGTTTTTTGTATCTGTTGTTTTATATTAAAACTTGTAAGTCCGTATGCCAAATCAAATCCAACAGCATAAAAATTTGCAACTTTTCTTTTATACCTGTATCCAAAATTAAAGTCAGTTGAATTTCCATATCGAATTGCAGATCCTGCTCCCATGGAAGGTCCAACAATAAATCCCAATCCTAAATACATATGGGAGTAATGTTTCAGGTTTGGCCCCTGTTGTGAAGGTATAGTATCCTTGCCGGGATTTTGCTCCAATAGGATTTCCTGGGCATTTGAATTTATGCCAATGAAAACTAAAGCCATGAAAATTGCCGCTTTTACCATCTTTATCTAATTAAAATTTAAATTCTTCTGTATATCCTTTATAATGAAATCTTACTGTTTGTCCTGGCTTAAAATCAGAAACAGGTAAACTCAGCACTTCTGCCTGTTTTACGTTTACAATAAAATACTTATTCAAAAATCCCTGGCTATTTTCTATATGATAATAAAGATAAAAAATCCTTTGGGCCTCATAGTTTAATGTTTCATTCGAAACAAGTTCGTTTAAAGTGCTATTCAAATCTTTTTTTGGTAAATATTCCTCTTTAATGGTAATTTTTACAAATGAATTATCAACGAAAACATGAAAGGTAGGAACTATATTAGGAGAATTTTCTTGGGTAAAATAATTTGCCCGTGGAATACCAAAACCATGCACATAATCATAATATGGATACAAATCGCCTGACTTTTCAATTTCTTTAAAAATTTCCATATTGTTTAATTTAGGATTTTTTTGCCAGGCACAAGCAGCAAAGCCAGCTATAAGAGGAGAGGCGAATGAGGTACCATTTGCCAGGGATAAATTAGCTTTTCCAGCAGCAATTACTTTTCCAAATGCACTTACATTGGGTTTCATTTTTTTTCTGGCATTGGGGCCATAAGAACTGAAAGTTATATGATAAAACTTATCAGGATCAATTCCTCCGACTGCCAGAACACTATCAGCATCAGCAGGAGTGCCAATAGTTTTCCAGCTTTTCCCTCCCTCGTTTCCGGCTGCATTTACCACAAGAATTCCTTTTGAAGCAGCCATGTTTGCGGCACGGGAAACCAGACTGTAACTACCATCCATTTGCTCTTTAAAATACCTGTGATGGGTATATCCCAAAGAACTGTTAATTATATGCGCACCATTTTTATCCGCCCATTCTGCAGCTGCAAGCCAATTTTCTTCCTCGGAAAAAGGTTCAAATTTTGCCCTTTCAGTACGAGCAAGAATAAACTCAGCACCAGTTGCAAGTCCTATTTTAATTGAATCAATGATGCCACCAATACAAGACATTACCATTGTACCATGTGGATTATATCCATAAACATGTTCCTTATTTTGGACAAAATCCCAGGTTTTAATGATTCTTCCTGATTTCCTAATATGATCAAAAGCAGGATGGGTATTTACTCCAGGAAAACCAGCATCAAATATTGCTATTCTAATTCCACGCCCATCAATATTTTGTTCTTCGAATTGTTTAATTCCCATGCTAGCCGTTTGGCTTGCCAAAAGATGTTGATCCTCACGAGAGAGTTTTTTATACATTTCTTCTGCCTTATCCTGTTTCGGGTTTTCTATAAATGCAAGTGAAGCAGAAGACGTGGAAAAAGGAATAATTTCAGTAACAAATGGCAACTTTTTAATGCTTTCTAATTGAGAAGTCTTTGCATAGCAAACAACTGCATTAAACCATCTTGTAGATTTCCCAACAGAATCAGCAAGTGCTTCCACGGAGGCTATATAATTTTCATTAACAGGCCAATCGGTATTATCACTCATAGGCAAACCTGCGGCTTCCCTTCTTTCAATGGCCTTAGTATCAAAATATTCAAGTGGATTAAAACCTACAGAAGATTTATCTTTGAAAAAAATCCAGTATTTACCGTAATTTTGTCCAATTG containing:
- a CDS encoding tetratricopeptide repeat protein, whose translation is MTGKDHYIKAEEKLKAKDFQSAITCFSQALKENYMSSEMLFKRGWAKMKIELYNEAITDFDKAIELDPGNASYYSERGICWHLMEKNNLSVMDMNTAIELEPDYGYRYSSRAYIRDKMGDTAGGVDDYLKAIELDPEDSISMNNLGMLQEKLGYMNKAKSNYEKADILAAQNTPIKAAIETVNAQQKQAVEISLFTKYIVLISSVFVKKGVLKEYLDFIKKMLK
- a CDS encoding helix-hairpin-helix domain-containing protein, whose translation is MKLISIQIFLVLFLLPFFIIAQEKQVIIKESAIEQKIETIAENAEDTEVDYTLLFDELLYYIENPINLNKTNKEALNGLQMLTDFQINNLLEHIEKNGKLISIIELQAVKDFDLQTIRNIMPFVTVTSDLDRPRLTFKEMMNNGKHQLIARHHIVLEDQKGYTLIDDSTLAANPNSRYLGSKDKLYTRYRFNYGSKISWGFTAEKDPGEEFFKGTQKKGFDFFTAHLFIRDMGFVKAATVGDYQAQFGQGLTFWSGLAMGKSSFALNLKRQGQGLRPFGSVDENLFLRGAGVTLGHKNFEFTAFGSHKNIDANFQVNSDTTFIDNDAFIQEETIITSFQLSGFHRTPTEISRKNSISETIFGGHLAYKKRNLKIGTTAVRTEYGGLLQRNLSLYNQFDFNSSQNLNLGIDYNWIYYNMNFFGEVARSANGGFAMVNGVLMSIDPRLSLIILHRKYGKDYQAMHSMGVGEGSKNSNEQGIYTGIVFNPSQKVTITAYYDRFVFPWMRYLVDAPSYGTDYLVQINYTPSRKVDMYVRVRQRDKFKNSPEDIDEIDPVVGTNQINYRYHVSYSLTPSIKLRNRVDFIQFRIGDRPKENGYLIFQDLIYKPMKYPFSLNLRYALFDTDSYNSRIYTYESDVLYAFSIPGFSNRGSRAYAILQYTFKRNMDIWIRYAQTYYYNKNVIGSGLEEIQGNTRSELKVQLRYRF
- the purE gene encoding 5-(carboxyamino)imidazole ribonucleotide mutase, with protein sequence MAQVGIIMGSKSDLTIMKEAALILEEFKIPFEITVVSAHRTPERMFEYAKTAATRGLKVIIAGAGGAAHLPGMVASITPLPVIGVPIKSSNSIDGWDSILSILQMPNGVPVATVALNAAQNAGILAAQILAVNDPLLLKKITYFKDNLKKKVLDSAEEVEKL
- a CDS encoding 5-(carboxyamino)imidazole ribonucleotide synthase, which codes for MKKSFYNNFRLGVLGGGQLGRMLIQEAINFNVQVVVLDPDEHAPCRNLASDFVKGDLQDFQTVYDFGKKVDLLTIEIEHVNVDALKKLEDEGLIVYPPPKVLEIVQDKGLQKEFYKNNNIPSAAFFLIENKNQIKDFALEFPFMQKLRKGGYDGRGVTRLTHFHELENAFDEPSVLEKLIDFEKEISVIIARNKTGETKCFPITELEFNPEFNLVEYLFAPADVSSSLEKEAYKIAEKIAVALDFVGILAVEMFVTKDQKVLVNEIAPRPHNSGHHTIEANYTSQYEQHLRAIFDLPLGSTKSLSTAVMVNLLGEKGFSGDAVYQGMNEVLATEGVSIHLYGKKSTRPFRKMGHVTILDADLIKAKEKAKWVKETLKIISE
- a CDS encoding phosphatase PAP2 family protein, which codes for MLALLKQFDQELFLFLNSLNNPALDIIMYWFSDKLFWVPFYFILLLIIGWKKGWKSLFILIPVVALVIALSDQLSVHLFKDVFKRYRPCHNDQIKETIHIVSGCGGIYGFVSSHAANTFALALFIGLVLKNKFKFILHFMLIWALMVSYSRIYIGVHYPADILVGAMLGILIGCFGFYLNGLITRKINFK
- the obgE gene encoding GTPase ObgE → MSGSNFVDYVKICCRSGKGGGGSTHLHRDKSTAKGGPDGGDGGRGGHIILKGNKQFWTLLHLKYMKHVIAEPGTNGSSALKTGKEGKDIILDVPLGTIARDAETGEVEFEITEEGETKVLAKGGRGGLGNNHFKTSTLQTPRFAQPGEPGLEEWKVLELKILADVGLVGFPNAGKSTLLSVVSAAKPEIADYPFTTLVPNLGIVSYRDYKSFVMADIPGIIEGASEGRGIGLRFLRHIERNSILLFLVAADSKNIREEYNILLNELKSFNPELLDKTRLLAISKSDLLDAELIEEIKKDLPDIPTVFISSLANNGITELKDMLWKELNK
- a CDS encoding hypoxanthine phosphoribosyltransferase, with the translated sequence MQKVKVKDKDFELFISENQIQKAIDDVVEKMQTDLKDKNPLFIAILNGAFMFASDLFKKYSGDCQISFVKYASYSGTQTTGQVITLIGSNEQVTGRTVVILEDIVDSGITMEQVVKDIKVFNPLDVKIATLLFKPDAFIKNYSIDYVGISIPNDFIVGYGLDYDGYGRNLKDIYKIVSS
- a CDS encoding adenylate kinase, which codes for MLNIVLFGPPGAGKGTQSEKLIEKYKLIHLSTGDILRSEIAAGTALGLEAKKIMDQGILVPDEVVIGMISSKLDQNKNAKGFIFDGFPRTVAQAKALDRLLDEKGTQISMMLALEVEDEELEKRLLGRGLGSGRTDDQDVNIIRKRIKEYNDKTAPLKDYYADQHKFHSIYGIGSIDEIFHRLSQKIEQVYDLEKNLNFPGLDL
- a CDS encoding S8 family serine peptidase; this encodes MRVNRFFLLLPLLFFFLINTVAIGQNYGKYWIFFKDKSSVGFNPLEYFDTKAIERREAAGLPMSDNTDWPVNENYIASVEALADSVGKSTRWFNAVVCYAKTSQLESIKKLPFVTEIIPFSTSSASLAFIENPKQDKAEEMYKKLSREDQHLLASQTASMGIKQFEEQNIDGRGIRIAIFDAGFPGVNTHPAFDHIRKSGRIIKTWDFVQNKEHVYGYNPHGTMVMSCIGGIIDSIKIGLATGAEFILARTERAKFEPFSEEENWLAAAEWADKNGAHIINSSLGYTHHRYFKEQMDGSYSLVSRAANMAASKGILVVNAAGNEGGKSWKTIGTPADADSVLAVGGIDPDKFYHITFSSYGPNARKKMKPNVSAFGKVIAAGKANLSLANGTSFASPLIAGFAACAWQKNPKLNNMEIFKEIEKSGDLYPYYDYVHGFGIPRANYFTQENSPNIVPTFHVFVDNSFVKITIKEEYLPKKDLNSTLNELVSNETLNYEAQRIFYLYYHIENSQGFLNKYFIVNVKQAEVLSLPVSDFKPGQTVRFHYKGYTEEFKF